tacaatatGCTGATGGAGTTTGTTCTAAAATTAAAGCTTTAAGACCATCCACCTTTCCTTGCATGTTACTAGCTCCATCATATCCTTGTCCACGTATTTTGGATGGACTTAATGAGTGTTTCAATAGTAAAGAATATATTGCTTCCTTCAATGACTTTGCAGATGTATCACCAACACGAACAAGACCAATAAATGGCTCATTCACTTGGCCTTTTTTGTCAACATACCGCAAAGCAAGGGCCATTTGTTTATGGTGTGAAATATCCTTGGACTCATCAACTAATATCCCAAAATAATCCCCTCCCAAGTCATCAATTATAGTTTTCACAGTTTCTTGTGCACAAGCACTAACAATAtccttttgaatttttggtgaagTCATCATATCATTTTTTGGAGCATGTTTTAATATAACTCTATCCACATCCGGAAGCCTCTTTACAAGCCATTCCAATAGCCCTAGAAAAAGGcctttatttttggaagattcactTTCATCGTGACCTCAAAAAGACAATCCAAATTCTAAGAGGAACCTTGCAACATCAATTGAGGTATTTAAACGAATTCGGTGATCACTTTTTTGTTTCTTGAATTGCTTGTTAAAAGCAACTTGAATTGATTGAGATTCATTAGACAAGTCTAGCATCTTATTGAAATACTTATTGTGGAGATTATTTACTTCACCAACATATAAAGCAAGTCTTTCCGAAACTTTATTCCAAGCCCTAAAGCCAGTTTTTGTGAAAGAGTCACCCGTGCTTCCATGGACATAATCATTCTTGAATAAATAGCAACATAAACAAAATGCCGCATCTTTCTTCACACTATACTCCAACCATCTAGAGTTTGAATCTTTAAACCAACCCGGATTAAATTGATGTATTTTCTTTCCGAATAAAGTTTTAGGGAATTTGTAATCAACCGGTTGGCAAGGCCCTTGTTTAATGTAGTATTTTCTCACTTCATCTCGTATTCTAAGGTTATATTTATCAATGGGTATTCTCTCTTCGGGGTCGGGATTTAGTGATTCCACATCAAATTCATCGACTAGACGGGAGGAGTTCTCTCTAAAACTAGAACTTGGTTGAGAAGAATTAAACCTCGTCAAAAATACGTCCATCTCAAGTTACAAGAACAAGAACTTCCTACAAAATAATGATTCAATTCAATTTAAGTGTCCATCAAGAATAAAAGCAAACTTTCAATAGTGGAATCACACCCCTTCTATCAAGAACAACACTAAGAGAATATAACAGGGGAATCACTCAATCACACCCCTTcaatcaagaaaaaagaaaacacaacatttaaaatagagaaattacaccctttaaaaTAGGAACACTTACCAATTTGTGAAATTTTTTATCCTTGAAGTGAAGAGGCTTTTAGTTCAACAAAACATAATATAATTGATCTTGTCTTGTAATATGCAAACGGCAAACCCTGCAAAAATATTAAAGTTATACTACGGCACTTTGTGAATAAAAAATTTCCCATATTCAAGTTATAATAAAGGCTTACTGCTTAGTATAGCTACTATGAGAACaagtattaattaaattaaacaagTTCGAAATTTTACTCTAGTCTATAAGAAAATGCCTTAATTCAAAGTTTTTGTTGGAAAAGAAACACTTCACTGAAAGAATATTTCAAAATAACATTAGCACACAATATTCAAATGCCTACAAAATTAATTTGGCATTTACTTTTTGGCTCTAAGACTCTTTGCAGAAAGTAAATTTTTTATACCAAATTATTTTGTTAAgttaatatttttaaaagaaaataaaacttaCTCAATAAAATCAAGATTTTACTCAAATAAACTTACTATTTCAGTTAAAGAAGAGCCTCAAACCCAGTAGCCGTTGCCGATTCGGACTGTCGGTCACCGAATTCGAGCTCCAGCAGAAGCTAAATAGGGTTAAttgaaaaaagagttttatttttttagcagAAGGGTGTAGCGGTttgtttggagaagaaaggtgGGTTTTATTCTTTAGTTTGGAAAAGCATAAAGGTTAAGACTTTAGGTTATAGGGTTAATTGaaaaaaggattttattttttagaaataggGTGAAGACTTTAGGGTGACTATTGTGTATTTGTGTGCAACGGTACAAGTattaaagaattaaaaaaaagaagtaaaaaacaGAAGAAGTGCAGAAGTCAAGTTTCAAACTTGGAACCTTAAAGTAACTAAAGTGTTTGAGCAAGCTACAAAACCAACGCGTCTGACTTGCTTTTGTTTATTTAGAGAGCCTGATAAATTATTTAAGGGGTCCCCagtgtatatataaatatatataaaatatatttacagTATTTTTCCCGAGGCTAACGGGTTCCGGTGACCCCCTAACCCTAAGGTAGGTCCGCCTCTGTGACCACAAACGAATATTAACTACAACGATCATAAAGTCTTAGCACAATTTAtgtttttgaaattaattaaacaaCATTTAATGAGAAAAACAATTGATATAAATCAAGTCAAAACTCATTATTGTCTTGAAACTATTGTGCTCCTTGACTTTGAGGAAAGTTTGCCTGCAGTAGAGAATTTTGTCAATACAATAGTAGTTACATAATTTCcattatattaaaaaatttataaaacaCGAACCTTATCACAAAAAAGAGGATAAGATTTTTGCATATGTGGAAGCGTATTAAAGAACAAAGGTTTCTACACAAATAATAGAAGTAGAGTTAGTCGAGACAAAGCAATTTCGTTTACATAAAAGAGTGACAATTATATTACCTTAATGACACGACCCAAAAATTCACAGTAGGTCGCGATGACACCTAACACCGTCGATAAGCAACCCATGATGAAATTACTATTTATTTACCCcttttaacatttaaaacaaagttttccttttaaaagaaacaaaataagtAGGATCTCATGCATCCGTATCTATTCCTTTCTTAACCAAAATATCAGCATAATAAGTATATCCACTGTAGTAGTAAGATGATAAGTATAACAgtacaaaaatattaaaaatccccaaaatccgacgccacaagtacatgagcaatctagagaatatacaaaactactactgtcacgactcaatttctcctataggccatgagggcgcccaacgttaccgctaggcaagccaacaatgagtTAACCATGTGACTGTTCCTTTTAACAATTtagaaatagttaatttttaattattgaataaataagaagtgaaaaaaattaataaaatgaggaATAAACAATTTTAAGAGCAATTGAGGTGAAGTAAATAATTAAAATCACCAAGTGTCTACTAGTATAATTTCCAAGACATGGTGTCAcgagtgtatgagctactagtagaatatacaaaaatgCTAAACTGctgtctgaaataaagtagatAGAAAGTAAATGCTAAGAAAGACTTCGGGTGC
This DNA window, taken from Nicotiana tabacum cultivar K326 chromosome 4, ASM71507v2, whole genome shotgun sequence, encodes the following:
- the LOC142179849 gene encoding uncharacterized protein LOC142179849, with amino-acid sequence MDVFLTRFNSSQPSSSFRENSSRLVDEFDVESLNPDPEERIPIDKYNLRIRDEVRKYYIKQGPCQPVDYKFPKTLFGKKIHQFNPGWFKDSNSRWLEYSVKKDAAFCLCCYLFKNDYVHGSTGDSFTKTGFRAWNKVSERLALYVGEVNNLHNKYFNKMLDLSNESQSIQVAFNKQFKKQKSDHRIRLNTSIDVARFLLEFGLSF